In Flavobacterium sp. GSB-24, the genomic window TCCTTTTATACTAACAACAGGACGAATTCGCGATCAATGGCATACGATGACCAAAACGGGAAAAGTATCGAGGTTGTTAACACATATTCCGAGTCCTGTTTTAGAAATAAATCCGATTGATGCTTTTAAAAACGATATTAAAAACGGTGATATTGTTACTGTTACCAGCAAAAAAGGAGAAGTCCGTGTAAAAGCAAAAGTGACAGACTCTATAAAAGAAAAAGTTGTTTTTCTGCCAATGCACTGGGGAAAACAATTAGAAAATGATCTAAATCGAACCAATAATTTAACCAATACAGTAGTCGATCCAATTTCAAAAGAACCTGATTTTAAATTCACTACTGTTTCCATTACCAAATATGTAAAACCTTTCCAGAAGATTGCAATTGTTGGCGCCGGCGCTGCTTCTTTCCGATTCATTCAAAATTATCGTGAATTCAATACAACTGATGAAATCATTGTTTTTTCGAATGAAGTAAATCCGTTTTACAACCGCGTTTTACTTCCAGAATATATGACTGGAGAATTCAGCTGGGAACAATTATTAAAAGTAAAAGACGGCGAAACTTTTAATAAACTAAAAATCACCATGAAAGCTGGAGTTTCTATTGATAAAGTAGATACTAAATTAAAAACAATTGTAGACAGTCACGGTGAGACACATACTTTTGATTCTTTGATTTTAGCGACTGGAAGCCGTCCTTTTGTGCCCGAAAATGCACAATTACATCTTCCAGGACGATTTACCGTAAGACGTAAAGAAGATGCAGATCGTTTAAAAAGACATCTCGACAGCACCAATCTTCCTCCAGAAGAACAGCATGTTGTGATTATTGGCGGTGGATTATTAGGTTTGGAATTAGCTGCAGCTTTAAAACATAAAAAAGTAAAAACTACAATTGTTCAAAGGGCTTCACGTTTAATGGAACGCCAGCTGGATCGAATTTCAAGTAAGCTTTTGGCAGAAGAAGTACAGCTTCGTGATATTCAGATTTATTTTGATAATGAAGTGAGCACGGTTTTCGAAACGGATAATCCGAATGAGATTGAAATAGCTTTAAAGAGCGGTAAAATCATCACTGCAAATGCAATTGTGTACACGATTGGAACAATTCCGAATATTGAAATTGCGCGCGAAAGCGGTCTTGCCTGCGGACGCGGTGTAAAAGTCAATCAGTATTTACAAACTTCAAATCCCGATATTTTTGCTATTGGAGAAATAGCTGAATTCAATAATAAGTTATTCGGAATCACTTCTGCTGCCGAAGAACAGGCCGATATTCTGGCTAACTTTCTAGCGGGCGATATCAGCAGTTATTACAAAGGTTCGATTTTAATGAATATTTTAAAACTGGAAGATATTAATCTTTGCAGTATTGGTGATATTGAAATCCCCGAAAACGACGATTCATACGAAGAAATTGTTTTTTCAGACTTGAAAAAACGTTACTATAAAAAATGTATCGTAAAAGATGATCTTTTGGTCGGCGCGATTTTGATGGGCGATAAAAACGAATTTGCCGAATTCAAAACGATGATCGAAAGCAAAATAGAATTATCAGACAAACGAAATTTATTACTCAGAGGAAGTTCAAATGCAAAACCTGTTTTAGGAAAACTAGTTTGTTCCTGCAGTCAGGTTGGTGCTGGAAATATAGAAGAAACTATTAAAAGCGGCGTAAACGATTTTACCGATCTATGCAAAAACACTGGCGCAGGATTAGGATGCGGCAGCTGTAAAACAGAGGTTAAGGAGATTCTTGCGAAGTGTAGATGAGTTTTTTTGTTTCAGGTTTCAAGTTTCAAGTTGTTGGAACGTGCATCTGAAACCTGAAACCTGAAACTTGAAACCTAAAAATTGAAACTAAAAAAAATGGAACTAACAAGATTAATAGTAAAAGGAGGCGTTATTTCGCCGGGGGAATTACGAGAAGTAATTGATATTGCATTGGAAGAAGGTCTCGATTCCATTTCTTTTGGTTCCAGACAGGATATTATTTTTCCGCAAGGTTTTAAATCATTGGACAAAACGACTTTGGGCAAACATCACTTTGTTTATCCAGATCAAAAAAGCGGGAATAATATTGTTTCTTCTTATGTTTCGACAGATATTTTTAGAAATACAAACTGGCTTACTGGAAATCGTTTTTTATATATTTTAGAAGAATTTAAAGAACAGCCCAAATTAAAAGTCAACATAACAGATCCAAAACAGCAGCTTGTTCCTTTATTCACAGGTCATATAAACTTTATTGCTTCAGAGCACGAAGATTACTGGTATTTGTATATTCGTCTTCCCCAATGGGAAAAAATGCAGGTTTACCCTGTTTTAATTTACAGCTGGGATTTGGCCAAAACCTATTACGAAATTGAAAAAATAACCGACGAAACTGCCATAGATATAGAATTACTTTTTACTTTGGTCAGTGAAGCATTAGATACTAATAATCGAACAATTGATAAACCTTTGAAAGTTCCTTTTTATCCGTTTCCGTATTACGAAGGAATGAATAGAATGGGGATAGATCAATATTGGCTGGGATTATACTGGCGTAATAATTTGTACGATCTCGATTTTTTAAAAGAAATGTGTGATTTGTGTTTTGAATGCAAGATCGGTAAAATCTGTATCACACCTTGGAAATCATTCATTATTAAGGGAATTCCGAAAGACCGCAAATTAGAATGGGAAAAATTTTTAGGTAAAAGAGGAATCAACGTCCGTCATTCTTTACTAGAATTAAACTGGCATTTGCCTGTTGCAATGGAATGGGCATTGAATCTCAAAACATTTCTGGTGCGAACACTCGACCAATTTGACATCAGCACATACGGATTAAACTTTGGAATTGCAGAATACAATCGTGATGGCCACTATTTTACTTCGATTGTAATCGAAAAAAACGAACTTCCTGCAGCTTTAGAATCAATCAAAATCAGAGATACTTATAATGTTCTTTTTGCTAAAAATTTCGACCCAAACACACGAGAATATATTGTACATTCTCAGGATATTGACAAACTAGAACTGCCGACAATTTTAATTGAATTAAGCCGAAAATATTTTGAAGAGCTTGGAAATTCAACAATAGAAACAACAGAGAATCCGCAGAAAAAAGAAAAACCACAATTAGATATTTATCAATGTCAGGAATGTTTAACGCTTTACAATTCTGAATACGGAGATGAAACTCAGGGAATTCCAAAAGGTATTTTGTTTGAAAATCTGCCAGAAACATATTGCTGCTCTCTTTGCGAAGCTCCTAAAAGTAATTTCAAAACTTTGGAAGCCGTTGAGCATTAGCTTTTTCTACAAAAAACTTAACATTTGGGTATTCAAAAATTGCGTATATTTAGCTTAACTAAGAATTTATATCCAAACATTGTACTCCAGCTATTGTTTAGCTCTTAGTAATCGTCTATTTTACTCAATAAAAATACAGTTATGATAAAGAGAACAACTAAAACCCCTGCTGTAAATACTACCGATATTCCAGCAGAAACAATTGTAGAACAAACTACAGAAACACAGCCAGAAGCAAAATCCACCGTTAGAAGAACAACCAGAACTGCTGCAAAGACAACAGCTGTAAAAACACCCGCAGCAGTTAAACCGGGAGCAAAAACACCTGTGAGAGCGGCAGTAAAAGGAGCACCTAGAGCAACCGTAAAGAAAGAAGCAATAACACCTGAAAATACAGAACCTATTGTTTCTGAAATTGTTGAAATCCAGACAAATGATATTCCAGTTCCTTTTGAAGCAAACCAACCAGTTGTGACAATTGAAAAAATTGGTAAAAACAATGATATAAAATCAAAGCTGAAAGCTAAACTTAAAGCTAAAAAAGAAAAAGAAAAGAAAAGAGAAAAAGCGATTAAAGCTGTTATCAAAAAATTAGAAAAAGCTAAGAAAGCAAAACTAAAAGAAGCCGAAAAGAAAAAAGAAAAAGCAAAAAAAGAGAAGGCAAAAAAAGCTAAAAAAGCAGCAGAAAAAAAAGCTAAATCCAAGAAAAAAGCAAAGGCTAAAAAGAAAAAATAATTACTGAAGAAAAGGTTTAACTTTAGGGTTGAGCCTTTTTTTTTAAAATAAATGCATGTATGAACATCAAAAAAAAGATACTAATTTCGTGTTCCGTAAAAGGCTTCCACTCCGCTCAGCCTGACAATCGTTAAAACAATTTGTAAATCGCAACTATCAATTCACAACTCACAATTCACAACTCACAACTCACAATTCACAATTCATAATTAAATAACCTATCCCCCAATCGCAATCATACTGCGATTATCAAAGTGTTTTTTTGGATCGTCCATTTCGTCAATGGTAACCATTCCAGCGCGGACTTTCTTTTTATTTTGAATGGATTCTGAAATCAAATCTGCAATTGATTCTCCATTTCTAAAAGCAGTCAATAAATCAGTTTCAGAATTAGAAAAAAGACAGTTTTTTATTTTCCCGTCTGCCGTCAAGCGGATTCGGTTGCAGCTGTCACAAAAAGGATTTGTAATAGAACTTATGATTCCGAAATCACCTTGAAAACCTTTTATTTTGTAATTTCTAGAAGTAAAGTTTTTTTCGTTTTCTAATTTTTGAATTTCATCTGAAGAAAAAGCATTTTCTACCAAAGATAAAATCTCTTTTTGTGAAACCATTTTGCTCCTGTCCCACTCGTTCCCTGCAAAAGGCATGAATTTAATAAATCGGACAGAAATAGGCAGAAACTGCGTCAGTTTAACAAAATCTACAATTTCGTTATCATTAAATCCTTTGATTAAAACCACATTTACTTTTACCTTAAAATCATTATTCAAAAGCAAATGCAGATTGTCAATTACTTTCTCAAACTGATTTCTAAGTGTTATCGAATGAAATTTCGACGAAACTAAAGTATCTAAACTCAAATTAATCTTTTGGATTTTAAACTGTTTTAAAACTTCAATATTACGATCAATTAAAATTCCGTTAGTGGTTATCGAAAGTGAGATATTTAAATCTGATAATTTAGAAACTATTTCTGGAAAATCTTTTCTTAATAAAGGTTCTCCGCCCGTTAATCTTATTTTGTCAACACCATTTTTTACAAAAGTCTGAGCGATACCAAAAATCTCTTCAGCCGTCATTAAACTGGCTTTTGGAGAAAGCGCAATTCCATCCGCCGGCATGCAGTACGTACAACGCAAGTTGCATTTTTCCAGTAGCGAAATGCGTAAATAATTGTGTTTACGCCCAAAAACATCCGTCAAAATAGTGTTAGAGGCTGTCATGATTTTTTCCTTTTAAAATATGAAAGACGTGCATAACGTGTGGAAACACAGCATCCATCGACTCTTTTACTCCATTTGTTGACCCCGGCAGTGCCAAGACCAAACTTTTACCCAACGTTCCAGCGACACTTCTTGAAAGCATTGCATAAGGCATTCTCTGTTGTCCGTAACTGCGTATTGCTTCTTCGATTCCAGGAATTCTGCTTTCTAAAATCGGCGATAGCGCTTCTGGAGTTACATCTCTTGGCGATAAACCTGTACCTCCCGTAAAAATAACTAACTGATGATTTTTTGCGAAAGCTTTTGTTTTCTCTTGAATTATATCCAGTTCATCTGGAATGATTTCATAATGAGAAGTTTCGACTCCGTAAGAATCTAATTTTTCAACAATTGCTTTTCCGGAACGATCTTCTTTATCACCCGCAAAAATTGAATCGGAACAAACAAAAACAGCTGCTTTTATCGCGGTTGGAAATTTATTTTTAAAAGAAGATTTTCCCCCTTCTTTATTGACTAATTTGATTGTCGAAATTTCAATTTCTTTATCTATTGGTTTCAGCATATCATACATTGTGAGCGCCACGATAGATGCGCCGTGCATGGCTTCAACCTCAACTCCCGTTTTATAAACGGTTTTTACATTGAATATGATCTGAATTTCCAAACCTTCAATTTTATATTCCACCGAAGTAAATTCAATTGGAATTGGATGACAATCCGGAATAGATAAATGTGTATTTTTAACCGCAAATAACCCCGCGGTTTTTGCCATTTCAAGCACATTTCCTTTTGGGACCAAATTATTTACCACAGCATCAATCGTTTCCTGTCTGCTGACTTTTACAATTGCGGTTGCGGTTGCTTTTCTTAATGTACTTATTTTATGTGTAATATCTACCATTAACTATTTTGTTTCCAAGTAAATGTATCGTTTTCAAACATTTCTTTGCCAAAAATCGGAACGTCGGTTTTAATCCAGTTTACGATGGCTTCTGTCGCTTCATAAACTTGTTTTCTGCGTGTTGCCGAAACAAACACGAACAAACAAATTTCGCCTGCTTTTACAACGCCCAGACTATGGTAAATGTGCATGCAGGTTAAATCGAATTTAGCAAAAGCTTTTTCGCGAAT contains:
- a CDS encoding molybdenum cofactor biosynthesis protein MoaE, translating into MSKNVFVEGPIAPEFIAESIAKHQSKHTIGAHNIFLGQVRADVIHDNTVVAIDYSAYTDMANEALYTIREKAFAKFDLTCMHIYHSLGVVKAGEICLFVFVSATRRKQVYEATEAIVNWIKTDVPIFGKEMFENDTFTWKQNS
- a CDS encoding nitrate reductase; translation: MQNTKIKTTCSYCGVGCGIIVTNDTKNGVMVEGDKDHPVNKGMLCSKGMNLHYVVNDTSDRILYPEMRGSKSYPLERVSWDTALDRAAAVFSSIIKKHGPDSVGFYISGQCLTEEYYLVNKLVKGFLKTNNIDTNSRLCMSSAVVGYKKTFGEDSVPIAYDDIELADTFLITGANPAWCHPILFRRLEKHKEKNPKIKIIVIDPRRTDTAAFADLHLQIIPGSDIILYHAIAKRIIEKGYVDHDFVKNNAENFKQYKDLVLNTSLEKASKLCGISVSDIKLAADIIGKAKGFISLWAMGLNQSAVGVDKNTALLNLSLLTGQVGKPGSGPFSLTGQPNAMGGREVGGMATLLAAHKDIANPTHRKEVADFWGVDEISDKPGLTATEMFEALESGKMKAVWIICTNPLVSLPDSRRAEKALKNAKFVVVQDISHNADTAKFADLLLPAAGWLEKEGTMTNSERRISYLPKGINAPGEALPDIEILIRFAKKMNFNGFNFNGAEEIYKEHCALTKGTNIDISFLNYNRLKTEGTFQWPVPDYGHPGTPRLFTDKKFYTPSGKAIFNLPVSIENTSVQPNAEFPFILTTGRIRDQWHTMTKTGKVSRLLTHIPSPVLEINPIDAFKNDIKNGDIVTVTSKKGEVRVKAKVTDSIKEKVVFLPMHWGKQLENDLNRTNNLTNTVVDPISKEPDFKFTTVSITKYVKPFQKIAIVGAGAASFRFIQNYREFNTTDEIIVFSNEVNPFYNRVLLPEYMTGEFSWEQLLKVKDGETFNKLKITMKAGVSIDKVDTKLKTIVDSHGETHTFDSLILATGSRPFVPENAQLHLPGRFTVRRKEDADRLKRHLDSTNLPPEEQHVVIIGGGLLGLELAAALKHKKVKTTIVQRASRLMERQLDRISSKLLAEEVQLRDIQIYFDNEVSTVFETDNPNEIEIALKSGKIITANAIVYTIGTIPNIEIARESGLACGRGVKVNQYLQTSNPDIFAIGEIAEFNNKLFGITSAAEEQADILANFLAGDISSYYKGSILMNILKLEDINLCSIGDIEIPENDDSYEEIVFSDLKKRYYKKCIVKDDLLVGAILMGDKNEFAEFKTMIESKIELSDKRNLLLRGSSNAKPVLGKLVCSCSQVGAGNIEETIKSGVNDFTDLCKNTGAGLGCGSCKTEVKEILAKCR
- the moaA gene encoding GTP 3',8-cyclase MoaA: MTASNTILTDVFGRKHNYLRISLLEKCNLRCTYCMPADGIALSPKASLMTAEEIFGIAQTFVKNGVDKIRLTGGEPLLRKDFPEIVSKLSDLNISLSITTNGILIDRNIEVLKQFKIQKINLSLDTLVSSKFHSITLRNQFEKVIDNLHLLLNNDFKVKVNVVLIKGFNDNEIVDFVKLTQFLPISVRFIKFMPFAGNEWDRSKMVSQKEILSLVENAFSSDEIQKLENEKNFTSRNYKIKGFQGDFGIISSITNPFCDSCNRIRLTADGKIKNCLFSNSETDLLTAFRNGESIADLISESIQNKKKVRAGMVTIDEMDDPKKHFDNRSMIAIGG
- the moaCB gene encoding bifunctional molybdenum cofactor biosynthesis protein MoaC/MoaB, translated to MVDITHKISTLRKATATAIVKVSRQETIDAVVNNLVPKGNVLEMAKTAGLFAVKNTHLSIPDCHPIPIEFTSVEYKIEGLEIQIIFNVKTVYKTGVEVEAMHGASIVALTMYDMLKPIDKEIEISTIKLVNKEGGKSSFKNKFPTAIKAAVFVCSDSIFAGDKEDRSGKAIVEKLDSYGVETSHYEIIPDELDIIQEKTKAFAKNHQLVIFTGGTGLSPRDVTPEALSPILESRIPGIEEAIRSYGQQRMPYAMLSRSVAGTLGKSLVLALPGSTNGVKESMDAVFPHVMHVFHILKGKNHDSL
- a CDS encoding rubredoxin domain-containing protein; protein product: MELTRLIVKGGVISPGELREVIDIALEEGLDSISFGSRQDIIFPQGFKSLDKTTLGKHHFVYPDQKSGNNIVSSYVSTDIFRNTNWLTGNRFLYILEEFKEQPKLKVNITDPKQQLVPLFTGHINFIASEHEDYWYLYIRLPQWEKMQVYPVLIYSWDLAKTYYEIEKITDETAIDIELLFTLVSEALDTNNRTIDKPLKVPFYPFPYYEGMNRMGIDQYWLGLYWRNNLYDLDFLKEMCDLCFECKIGKICITPWKSFIIKGIPKDRKLEWEKFLGKRGINVRHSLLELNWHLPVAMEWALNLKTFLVRTLDQFDISTYGLNFGIAEYNRDGHYFTSIVIEKNELPAALESIKIRDTYNVLFAKNFDPNTREYIVHSQDIDKLELPTILIELSRKYFEELGNSTIETTENPQKKEKPQLDIYQCQECLTLYNSEYGDETQGIPKGILFENLPETYCCSLCEAPKSNFKTLEAVEH